The genomic stretch GCCCGGCGGCCGGCAGGCCCACGGTGAAGCGGGCCTCGACCCCGGCCTCGCTCACCCGCACGGCGGTGCGGGGCAGCACCTGCTGACCCGGCGCGCTCAAGCGGATCTCGCCGCTGTGGCCCGTACCCCGTCGGCGGGCGACCCGCTGCGCTGCCTGGGCGAAGACCTCGGCCAGGTAGTGCTCCAGCCCCACCCGCCGGCTGGCGTTGGCGTAGAGTTCGGACGGGAACCCGGCCACCCGCTGCGGCACGAACACACGCACCCGGCTGGGCGCGGCAAAGGGGTCGCCCTGCACATGGTCGATGGTTAAGGTGAAGTCGGGGAAGGCGTACTCCCCGCGCAGTTCCTTGTAGACCTTGTAGCCCCGTCCGTCGAGCCGTTGCAACAAAGCGAGCAAGCGTTGCATGGCCTCCGTCTCCGTGGTGGGATGGGGATATTGTAATATGCCCTGTGCCCGGTGTCAGGTGCAGGGTGCGAGGTACGGTGTGCGATGGCCCGACGCAATGACGCCACGACGACAACCTAACGCCCCCCGACCTACGACGCAACGACCGCGGCCCGACGACTCAAATCGCGGGCACACTAAGCCCAGTCAAAGCGCCGCCCTCTCGCCTCGCCCTCTGGGAGAGGAGAGGGGGCGAACGGAGCATCAGCGGAGCCCGGGGGTGAGGTGAGCGCATCCTTTGTGCCTCTACCCTCACGCCCTCACCTCAAACCCCTCTCCCGGCGGGAGAGGGGCTTTTGGTGGGCCACGGCTGCGAAGTCTACCTGCGCGGGCTCTGAGCCGCCATAGGGCGGCTTTGTAATCGTGGGTGCAGTTTCAACCGGACAACCAGGGCGCCCCTCCAAAAGCCCCCACAACTTTCCGACTCTACGACCTCACGACCCACGACTCCACGCCCTACGCCTCATTCCCACCTCGCCGCAGTTCCTCCAAGATTGCAGGATGGAGATCTTTTGCCAGATTTTGCGCGAGAGGCCCATGGTCAACTTCTCGATCTCGTTCATCGCGGCAGAGGTCACCGGGTCGGGGAATTCCTGCAGGTATAGGGCGGCGATTTTGCCGATCAGGGCCAACATCTCGCTGCAGTAATCCAGGTAACGGGAAAGTTCGAAAAGGGAAAACTCCTCGCGGGGGGGAAGAAGGGGTGCGCGGGCCCGTTTAAAGCGCGTCTCCAAGGAGCCGAAGAAAAACAACGCCGCGCCGATGAGCACCAGATCGTTGAGGCCCGCCTCCAGGGTTTGCAGAAAATCGGCCGGGCTGAGGGCGAAAAGGGCCCCAACGTCAAAGTGCACGCTGAGGAGCAACGCGCCCAACAGCCAGATCAGCGTCGCCATGACCAGCGCATTGGGCAAACAAATGGGCCAATGAGGGCGGGCCCCCACCCAGCGGGCGCGTTCTTCGGCCTCCTGGGCCACCCTCAGCAGGTCCAGGCACACCCGGTGCAGCCCCCGCTCCGGAAAGCGCTCCTCAATGCGTCGGCAAAGCACCGTGGTGCTCGCACAATTTTGTCCGCGTCCAGGTTGCGGCAGGGCGAAGGGGGAGGGGAGGCCGGGTGGTCACGGACG from Anaerolineae bacterium encodes the following:
- a CDS encoding ATPase, producing the protein MQRLLALLQRLDGRGYKVYKELRGEYAFPDFTLTIDHVQGDPFAAPSRVRVFVPQRVAGFPSELYANASRRVGLEHYLAEVFAQAAQRVARRRGTGHSGEIRLSAPGQQVLPRTAVRVSEAGVEARFTVGLPAAG